In Flavobacterium sp. WV_118_3, one DNA window encodes the following:
- the radA gene encoding DNA repair protein RadA, producing the protein MAIKLKTTFFCQSCGTQYSKWQGQCNACKEWNTIVEEVIQKEEKVAWKASSTEVKKAAKPLKINEIDSAEEIRMDTTDGELNRVLGGGLVPGSLTLLGGEPGIGKSTLLLQISLKLPYKTLYVSGEESQKQIKMRAERITTNSDNCYILTETKTQNIFRQIETIEPEIVIIDSIQTLHTDYIESSAGSISQIRECTAELIKYAKETNVPVILIGHITKDGNIAGPKILEHMVDTVLQFEGDRNHVYRILRSLKNRFGSTAELGIYEMQGSGLREVANPSEILISHKEEELSGTAIATTLEGMRPLMIEIQALVSTAVYGTPQRSTTGYNAKRLNMILAVLEKRAGFRLGAKDVFLNVTGGISVDDPAIDLAVVAAILSSNEDIPVGKDYCFAGEVGLSGEIRPVNRVEQRIQEAEKLGFGTIFVSKYNKVAVKNTVINVKMVSKIEDVVSELFG; encoded by the coding sequence ATGGCGATCAAATTAAAAACAACCTTCTTCTGTCAGAGCTGCGGCACACAATATTCTAAATGGCAAGGCCAATGTAATGCCTGTAAAGAATGGAATACCATAGTCGAAGAAGTCATCCAGAAAGAAGAAAAGGTTGCCTGGAAAGCCAGTTCCACTGAAGTTAAAAAAGCGGCTAAGCCTTTAAAAATAAATGAAATCGATTCAGCCGAGGAAATCCGAATGGACACTACCGACGGTGAACTCAACCGTGTATTGGGCGGCGGACTGGTTCCCGGTTCGCTTACCCTTTTAGGTGGTGAACCCGGCATTGGAAAGAGTACGCTATTATTACAAATTTCCCTAAAACTTCCCTACAAAACCTTATATGTTTCGGGCGAGGAAAGTCAGAAGCAGATAAAAATGCGTGCCGAACGGATTACGACCAATAGCGACAATTGTTATATCCTGACGGAAACCAAAACGCAAAACATTTTCAGGCAAATCGAAACCATCGAACCCGAAATTGTGATCATCGATTCTATTCAAACGCTTCATACCGATTATATCGAATCATCGGCCGGAAGTATTTCCCAGATCCGGGAATGCACCGCCGAATTGATCAAATATGCAAAAGAAACCAATGTTCCGGTCATCCTTATCGGACACATCACCAAAGACGGAAACATCGCCGGCCCAAAGATTTTGGAACACATGGTCGATACCGTTTTACAATTTGAAGGCGACCGAAATCACGTATACCGTATTCTGCGATCGCTAAAAAACCGTTTTGGCTCTACGGCCGAATTGGGTATTTACGAAATGCAAGGCAGCGGACTACGCGAAGTTGCGAATCCCTCGGAAATCCTGATTTCGCACAAGGAAGAAGAATTATCCGGAACTGCTATTGCCACCACACTCGAAGGAATGCGCCCGTTGATGATCGAAATCCAGGCCTTGGTCAGCACGGCCGTATACGGAACACCACAACGCAGCACGACCGGGTATAACGCCAAACGATTAAATATGATCTTAGCCGTACTGGAAAAACGTGCCGGATTCCGATTGGGCGCCAAAGACGTTTTCCTAAATGTAACCGGTGGTATTTCGGTAGACGATCCTGCGATCGATTTAGCGGTTGTAGCGGCCATATTATCTTCAAACGAAGATATTCCGGTGGGCAAAGATTATTGTTTCGCGGGAGAAGTCGGACTTTCCGGAGAAATCCGTCCCGTAAACCGTGTGGAACAACGGATACAGGAAGCCGAGAAATTAGGTTTCGGAACAATATTCGTTTCCAAATACAATAAAGTAGCGGTTAAGAACACCGTAATTAACGTTAAAATGGTCTCAAAAATTGAAGATGTGGTTAGTGAATTGTTTGGGTAA
- a CDS encoding histidine kinase: protein MRYIICILIGLGVGLLIPQQAIAQQINTEKASKSVSGKLSKAADELAKSLDANDEVKIAASYEKLAQEFIDADDPVKGEEYLKKALESFTRLKRKEDIARVTRNLARTQESQNKYKAAISNYQTASAMTVDKSAIEVNQNDAKRLQSPQNPAAQYDYVNSNIKLLEKENRKEEVAEAYVQKAEMSLKKRDKVEAIESYNQAITFVKDKPEAVIKLKNEIAKVYTADNQFDEAIGISEKLLADARARQDFDTEIAQLQSLATIYFKKKEPEKATHALKEAYQLATEKGKADAVKKSLERLLNFYRQTGNYKESTQLYEQFFQNYEQLTRKDSAQADQLTFQVTEEKIRQLEKEKVLKDELIAKKNTFNYFLIGSMGLLLLLLGLIIKALYSIKTKNKEIALQSLRREMNPHFIFNSLNSVNQFISQNRELEANKYLTSYSKLMRNMMENSNKDFIALGSEIEQLRKYLDLEHMRFEDQFEYTITVDEKLDTETIQIPNMIIQPHLENAIWHGLRYKEGKGLLQLRFLLENGSVVVVIEDNGIGLTKSRELKTKNQKVHQSRGLTNTKERIGLLNELYKKEIALQIVEKTEPETGTIVTLRFSRIEK, encoded by the coding sequence ATGCGGTATATAATATGTATCTTGATCGGATTGGGTGTCGGACTTTTGATTCCGCAGCAGGCGATTGCCCAACAAATCAATACTGAAAAAGCGAGTAAAAGTGTTAGTGGTAAGCTGAGTAAAGCAGCAGATGAACTGGCCAAATCGTTAGACGCTAACGATGAGGTAAAGATCGCAGCGAGTTACGAAAAGCTCGCACAGGAGTTTATTGATGCTGACGATCCGGTTAAGGGAGAAGAATATCTTAAAAAAGCATTGGAAAGTTTTACCCGATTGAAACGGAAAGAGGATATTGCACGGGTAACGCGAAATTTGGCACGAACACAGGAAAGTCAGAATAAATACAAAGCGGCGATCAGTAATTATCAGACTGCGAGTGCCATGACGGTCGATAAAAGCGCAATAGAGGTCAATCAGAACGATGCAAAGCGTTTGCAAAGTCCCCAAAATCCAGCGGCACAGTATGATTATGTCAATTCCAATATCAAATTGCTGGAAAAAGAAAACCGTAAGGAGGAAGTAGCCGAGGCCTATGTGCAAAAAGCAGAAATGAGTCTGAAGAAAAGAGATAAGGTCGAAGCCATTGAAAGCTATAATCAGGCTATTACGTTTGTAAAAGATAAACCGGAAGCGGTGATCAAACTCAAAAATGAAATCGCAAAAGTCTATACCGCTGATAATCAGTTTGACGAAGCGATTGGGATTTCCGAAAAACTATTGGCCGATGCCCGGGCGCGTCAGGATTTTGATACCGAAATCGCTCAGTTGCAATCGTTGGCAACCATCTATTTTAAAAAGAAAGAACCGGAAAAAGCAACTCATGCTTTAAAAGAAGCCTATCAACTGGCAACCGAAAAAGGAAAAGCCGATGCCGTAAAAAAAAGCCTCGAAAGATTGCTGAACTTTTACCGACAGACCGGGAATTATAAGGAGAGTACACAGTTATATGAGCAATTCTTTCAAAACTACGAACAGCTAACCCGAAAAGACAGTGCGCAAGCCGACCAGTTGACCTTTCAGGTAACGGAAGAAAAGATTCGTCAGCTGGAAAAGGAAAAAGTGTTAAAAGATGAATTGATCGCCAAAAAAAATACCTTTAATTATTTTCTGATTGGTTCTATGGGATTACTGTTATTGCTTTTAGGATTGATCATAAAAGCTTTGTATTCGATCAAAACTAAGAATAAAGAAATAGCCTTACAGTCGTTGCGCCGGGAAATGAATCCGCATTTTATTTTTAACAGTCTGAATAGCGTCAATCAGTTTATATCGCAAAACCGCGAATTGGAAGCCAATAAGTATCTGACGTCCTATTCAAAGTTAATGCGGAATATGATGGAGAATTCCAATAAGGATTTTATTGCGTTGGGAAGTGAAATTGAACAATTGCGGAAATACCTCGACCTCGAACATATGCGTTTCGAAGATCAGTTTGAGTATACCATTACGGTGGATGAAAAGCTCGATACGGAAACCATTCAGATTCCAAATATGATCATTCAACCTCATCTGGAAAATGCCATTTGGCACGGACTTCGGTATAAGGAAGGAAAAGGCTTGTTACAATTGCGTTTTCTCCTTGAAAATGGAAGTGTTGTGGTTGTGATCGAGGACAATGGTATTGGATTAACCAAAAGTCGGGAGTTGAAAACTAAAAATCAGAAAGTTCACCAGTCGAGAGGACTTACCAATACGAAAGAACGGATTGGTTTGTTAAATGAATTGTATAAAAAGGAAATCGCCTTACAGATTGTTGAAAAAACAGAACCGGAAACCGGGACTATTGTAACCCTGCGTTTTTCCCGGATTGAAAAATAA
- a CDS encoding LytTR family DNA-binding domain-containing protein, which translates to MQKIRSVIVEDESVAREVLKNYLSKYCPQVEVIGEAQHIKEAVPLLHELEPQLVFLDVEMPFGNAFDVLEACKDLQFETIFVTAFSEYSLKALNQSAAYYLLKPISIEELILAVNKVQLQLLNQEIFNRNRIIVENFREPNPERQKVILPTLEGFEVAKMEEIVRLRGNGNFTDIYLQDGSKKMVCRFLKHFSEILPFPFLRVHKSHIINVNFVKSYHKGAGGYVTLFDGSEVEISPTYKEEFLKNFK; encoded by the coding sequence ATGCAAAAAATAAGAAGTGTAATTGTAGAAGATGAATCGGTGGCAAGAGAAGTGCTTAAAAATTACCTCTCCAAATATTGTCCGCAGGTTGAGGTAATTGGCGAAGCGCAACATATCAAAGAAGCCGTACCGTTGTTGCATGAACTGGAACCGCAACTGGTTTTTCTCGATGTGGAAATGCCTTTTGGAAATGCTTTCGATGTATTGGAAGCCTGTAAGGATTTGCAGTTTGAAACCATTTTTGTCACCGCTTTTTCGGAATATTCACTAAAAGCCTTAAATCAGAGTGCGGCCTATTATTTGTTGAAACCCATCAGTATTGAAGAGCTGATTTTGGCGGTCAATAAAGTGCAATTGCAATTGTTGAATCAGGAAATTTTTAACCGGAATCGGATCATAGTGGAAAACTTCCGGGAGCCAAATCCGGAGCGTCAGAAAGTTATTTTGCCAACACTCGAAGGTTTTGAAGTCGCCAAAATGGAAGAAATCGTTCGTCTTCGTGGAAACGGTAATTTTACGGATATCTATTTACAGGATGGCAGTAAAAAAATGGTATGTCGTTTTTTAAAGCATTTTTCGGAAATCCTTCCGTTTCCGTTTTTACGGGTTCATAAATCCCATATTATCAATGTGAATTTTGTAAAATCCTATCATAAAGGAGCCGGAGGTTATGTAACGCTTTTCGATGGTTCGGAAGTGGAAATTTCACCCACCTATAAAGAAGAGTTTCTAAAGAATTTTAAATAG
- a CDS encoding lysylphosphatidylglycerol synthase transmembrane domain-containing protein produces MKEKLKKTTGILLPLLLGVFLVYYAYNKFTPEQLDEMKSYFRNANYNYILISTFFSLVSLLARGYRWRYSLEHMGYFSPFKTNLAAVCIGYLMNLTIPRSGEVSRALIVKKYKDVPFDKAFGSIIAERVIDLVILLALMFTALLLQFDNLKTFLEQKIPVHKLILIGASGVGILIALTLVFLYSKWRPVVLVKQKISGLIEGVLSVFQMPHKWAFLFYTAVIWIGYVLTFYFAVFAIKETSTISFGVVVTAFVVGSLAISFTNGGFGAFPLLISEILLLYSVPETAGTTFGWILWTSQTGLIILMGLLSFLLLPLLHRNK; encoded by the coding sequence TTGAAAGAGAAATTAAAAAAAACCACAGGCATTCTACTCCCACTTTTGTTGGGAGTTTTTTTAGTGTATTATGCCTATAATAAATTTACACCCGAACAGCTGGACGAAATGAAAAGCTATTTCCGGAATGCGAATTACAACTACATTCTGATTTCAACGTTTTTCTCATTGGTAAGCCTTTTAGCAAGGGGCTACCGTTGGCGCTACAGTTTGGAGCACATGGGATATTTCTCTCCTTTTAAAACCAATTTGGCCGCGGTTTGCATCGGTTACCTGATGAACCTTACCATTCCGAGATCGGGAGAAGTATCCCGCGCACTGATTGTTAAAAAATACAAAGATGTCCCTTTCGACAAGGCCTTCGGATCCATTATTGCCGAACGGGTAATCGACCTGGTTATACTGTTAGCCCTAATGTTCACGGCACTTTTATTACAATTTGACAACCTAAAAACCTTTCTGGAGCAAAAAATCCCGGTTCATAAACTAATCCTGATCGGTGCTTCCGGTGTCGGTATTCTTATTGCTTTAACACTGGTATTTTTGTATTCCAAATGGCGACCGGTTGTGCTTGTCAAACAAAAAATATCCGGATTAATCGAAGGTGTTCTAAGTGTATTCCAAATGCCGCACAAATGGGCTTTTCTATTCTATACGGCTGTGATCTGGATCGGTTACGTACTCACCTTTTACTTTGCTGTTTTTGCTATTAAAGAAACCAGCACGATCAGTTTTGGCGTAGTCGTTACCGCTTTTGTAGTAGGAAGCCTTGCTATCAGCTTTACCAATGGTGGTTTTGGTGCTTTTCCATTATTGATTTCCGAGATTTTACTACTGTATTCGGTACCCGAAACGGCCGGTACGACTTTTGGCTGGATCTTATGGACATCACAAACCGGGCTGATCATTTTGATGGGATTGCTTTCCTTTTTGTTATTACCGCTTTTACATCGAAATAAATAA
- a CDS encoding SIMPL domain-containing protein, translating to MKKILFFTSLLIVQFTIAQVSGNINYKNQVVFTDNSINVNFPSNADIIASVKGLANVKADAYVAIFQVTQTGATTEEVNEIIDKRIGQSLKEIRLKKGVETFVDMITFVPMYDYTVERKLFSRKTYNEIPVGFELKKNIHIKYTDPSLLDDFMKILSANEIYDLVRVDYFSNTLEAVKKDLMNKARLLVLEKVKNYETLLGETFTNAEKKIADGYSITLPVEMYKSYEAYSSSSLSLKKFANVNQAVKSTTLYYQPITNKDFDFVVNSTILEPVIQVQYEIKIAITRTKKPAPKNEKEYILVTPSGDLKPLQLSTSK from the coding sequence ATGAAAAAAATACTATTCTTTACAAGCTTACTAATTGTACAATTTACCATTGCACAGGTTTCCGGAAATATCAATTACAAAAATCAGGTTGTATTTACAGACAATTCGATCAATGTGAATTTTCCTTCCAATGCCGATATCATTGCCAGTGTAAAAGGTCTGGCCAATGTGAAAGCCGATGCGTATGTCGCTATTTTCCAGGTTACCCAAACCGGTGCCACTACGGAAGAAGTGAATGAGATCATTGACAAACGCATCGGTCAGTCGTTAAAAGAAATCCGATTAAAAAAAGGCGTGGAAACCTTTGTTGACATGATCACTTTTGTTCCGATGTATGATTATACGGTCGAACGAAAACTATTTAGCCGGAAAACCTATAATGAAATCCCGGTAGGTTTTGAGCTAAAAAAGAACATTCATATTAAATATACCGATCCGAGTCTCCTGGACGATTTTATGAAGATTCTATCCGCCAATGAAATTTACGATCTCGTACGGGTAGATTACTTTTCGAATACTTTGGAAGCGGTAAAAAAAGACCTGATGAACAAAGCCCGGCTTCTGGTTTTGGAGAAAGTAAAAAATTACGAAACCCTGTTAGGCGAAACCTTTACAAATGCCGAGAAAAAAATAGCCGACGGTTACAGTATCACGCTTCCGGTTGAGATGTATAAATCGTATGAAGCCTATAGCAGTTCATCGCTTTCGCTTAAAAAATTTGCCAATGTCAATCAGGCTGTTAAATCGACAACATTGTATTACCAACCGATTACAAACAAGGATTTTGATTTTGTGGTCAATTCAACCATACTCGAGCCGGTAATTCAGGTGCAATATGAGATTAAAATTGCCATCACGCGCACCAAAAAGCCGGCACCGAAAAACGAAAAGGAATATATACTGGTAACACCATCCGGTGATCTGAAACCCTTACAACTAAGTACTTCCAAATAA
- the panD gene encoding aspartate 1-decarboxylase encodes MQIQVVKSKIHRVKVTGADLNYIGSITIDVALMEASNIFEGEKVSIVNINNGERLETYAIPGPRNSGEITLNGPAARKVHKGDIIIIISYGIIDMEKAKDFKPSIIFPNENDNTLT; translated from the coding sequence ATGCAAATTCAAGTTGTTAAATCCAAAATTCACCGTGTAAAGGTGACTGGAGCCGATCTAAACTACATCGGAAGCATTACGATTGACGTCGCTTTGATGGAAGCTTCCAATATTTTCGAAGGAGAAAAAGTCTCCATTGTAAACATCAACAACGGGGAACGTCTGGAAACTTACGCCATTCCCGGACCACGTAACAGTGGTGAAATAACCCTAAACGGCCCTGCAGCACGAAAGGTTCACAAAGGCGATATTATCATTATCATTTCATACGGAATTATTGACATGGAAAAAGCCAAAGACTTCAAACCGTCTATTATTTTCCCGAATGAAAATGACAATACCCTAACATAA
- a CDS encoding transglycosylase domain-containing protein yields MRTRKQKIIRFSIALLVLFALTFTGLFIFRDSLLQKVITKAENRFDADYNCTLSIKKAQFDGLNGVSLHDIVLVPKQADTLLAVEKITTTVNLFQLFTGDIQLQELEMKNGFIQLVKNEKGRNFDAFLKREKEDNPESEKRNYAKLAYRLLTKALNLVPTNMTLQNLSLRMDDMGRKVTMHLNELDLKGKQLQTTINVRTNTFAQNWKIRGMADPRNKTADLRFFNSDTSKIKVPYIDERFHLLSSFDSIHVNVAKIKMEGNELHVDGYTAISNFTINHPRIAKKDVIIEKARFDYRFLFGEHFVAIDSSSKAQLNAIKVQPFAEYNTEKDTLYTLRVAIPNMKAQDFITSLPKGLFTHFEGMEAEGTFDYKLDFQFNKNNPNALIFESKLRKEGLRILKYGEADLDKLNTAFTYRAIENGVPQRPIVVGPSNPNFTPLDQIAPYLQKSVLTSEDPSFMSHRGFINEAFKQSIVKNIRTKKFARGASTISMQLVKNVFLTREKTLSRKLEEILLVYILENNRIASKQRMLEVYFNVIEWGPNVYGIGEAAQFYFQKKPADLTLKECLFLATIVPKPKKFMWQFDSTGSLKGYANEQQNFLTKLMLRRGVLTPEDTIGYKLPFTITGRSRSLLKLKAVPDSIAIDSLFIKEMVY; encoded by the coding sequence ATGAGAACCAGAAAGCAAAAAATCATCCGCTTTTCAATAGCGCTGCTAGTCCTGTTTGCGCTTACGTTTACCGGGCTTTTTATCTTCCGGGATTCCCTACTTCAAAAAGTGATTACCAAAGCCGAAAACCGTTTCGATGCCGATTACAACTGTACCCTTTCGATCAAAAAAGCACAATTTGACGGGCTGAATGGCGTAAGTCTGCACGATATTGTTTTGGTTCCCAAACAAGCCGACACGCTATTAGCTGTAGAAAAAATAACCACCACCGTAAACCTGTTTCAATTATTTACCGGCGATATCCAATTGCAGGAACTGGAAATGAAAAACGGCTTTATTCAACTGGTAAAAAACGAAAAAGGCCGAAACTTTGATGCTTTTCTAAAGCGGGAAAAAGAAGACAATCCCGAAAGCGAGAAAAGGAATTATGCCAAACTCGCCTATCGCCTATTAACGAAAGCTTTAAATTTGGTACCAACCAATATGACACTTCAAAACCTGTCGCTCCGAATGGACGACATGGGCCGAAAAGTCACAATGCATCTAAACGAGCTTGATCTGAAAGGAAAACAACTCCAAACCACGATTAACGTCCGCACCAATACCTTTGCTCAAAACTGGAAAATCCGGGGCATGGCCGATCCGAGGAATAAAACTGCCGATCTTCGTTTTTTTAACAGCGATACCTCCAAAATCAAAGTTCCGTATATCGACGAACGTTTTCATCTGTTGTCCAGTTTTGACAGTATACATGTGAACGTAGCCAAAATCAAAATGGAAGGCAACGAATTGCATGTTGACGGCTATACCGCTATCAGTAACTTTACGATTAACCATCCGAGGATTGCTAAAAAAGATGTGATCATCGAAAAAGCCCGTTTTGATTACCGTTTCCTTTTTGGCGAACATTTTGTAGCCATAGACAGTAGTTCCAAAGCACAGCTCAATGCTATAAAAGTACAACCCTTTGCCGAATACAACACCGAAAAAGACACTTTGTATACCCTTCGTGTTGCGATTCCTAACATGAAAGCACAGGACTTTATCACGTCGCTGCCAAAAGGATTATTCACCCATTTCGAAGGCATGGAAGCGGAAGGCACTTTCGATTATAAACTCGATTTTCAATTTAATAAAAACAACCCGAATGCCCTTATTTTTGAGAGTAAACTCCGAAAAGAAGGTCTAAGAATACTTAAATACGGGGAAGCCGATCTGGATAAACTAAACACCGCATTCACCTATCGTGCGATCGAAAACGGAGTGCCACAACGCCCGATAGTGGTGGGTCCGTCCAATCCGAATTTCACACCGTTGGATCAGATAGCGCCTTATCTGCAAAAAAGCGTTTTAACGTCGGAAGATCCGTCGTTTATGTCACACCGTGGTTTTATCAACGAAGCCTTTAAACAGTCGATCGTTAAAAACATCCGAACCAAAAAATTTGCCCGTGGTGCCAGTACAATCAGTATGCAATTGGTCAAAAATGTATTCCTGACCCGTGAAAAAACATTGTCCCGCAAACTGGAAGAAATCCTATTGGTGTATATACTCGAAAACAACCGTATCGCCAGTAAGCAACGGATGCTTGAGGTTTACTTTAACGTGATCGAATGGGGACCAAATGTATATGGAATCGGAGAAGCCGCACAATTTTATTTTCAGAAAAAACCCGCCGATCTGACGTTAAAAGAATGTCTTTTCTTAGCGACTATTGTACCAAAGCCAAAAAAATTCATGTGGCAGTTCGACAGTACCGGAAGTCTAAAAGGTTATGCCAACGAGCAACAAAACTTCCTGACAAAACTAATGTTGCGCAGAGGCGTCTTAACTCCGGAAGATACGATTGGTTATAAATTACCGTTTACAATCACCGGTCGTTCGCGATCCTTACTAAAATTAAAGGCTGTTCCGGATAGCATTGCCATCGATTCTCTTTTTATAAAAGAAATGGTGTATTAA
- the panC gene encoding pantoate--beta-alanine ligase yields the protein MFVFAKKADLAQHLAQIGISKKTIGLVPTMGALHQGHLSLLQKSCSENQITVISIFVNPTQFNNSEDLEKYPRHVDRDIEKIRTVSDDIIVFAPTVDDIYEGNTTASTFEYDGLEFQMEGAHRPGHFDGVGTIVKKLFEIVQPTNAYFGEKDFQQLQIVKKLVEKHHIPVNVIGCPIHREANGLAMSSRNERLSSEAREEASLIYKTLLEAKQKFSTQSTQDIIDYVTHTFAQYPAFELEYFEIADEATLLSATHKNSTKKYRGFIAVYINNIRLIDNIALN from the coding sequence ATGTTTGTTTTTGCCAAAAAAGCAGATTTAGCGCAACATTTAGCGCAAATCGGCATATCCAAAAAAACGATTGGGCTTGTTCCTACCATGGGTGCATTACATCAGGGCCATCTTTCCCTGCTGCAAAAATCCTGTTCCGAAAATCAGATTACGGTTATCAGCATATTTGTAAACCCAACACAATTCAACAATTCGGAAGATCTTGAAAAATACCCACGCCATGTAGACCGCGACATCGAAAAAATTCGTACGGTATCGGACGACATTATTGTTTTTGCTCCAACCGTAGACGATATTTACGAAGGGAACACCACTGCTTCCACATTTGAATATGATGGTTTGGAATTTCAGATGGAAGGCGCACACCGCCCAGGTCATTTTGACGGCGTTGGAACGATTGTAAAAAAACTGTTTGAAATTGTACAGCCAACGAATGCTTATTTTGGCGAAAAAGACTTCCAACAACTTCAGATTGTAAAGAAACTGGTCGAAAAACACCATATTCCGGTAAACGTAATCGGCTGCCCGATACACCGTGAAGCAAACGGACTGGCGATGAGTTCCCGAAATGAGCGTTTGAGTAGCGAAGCCAGAGAAGAAGCCTCCCTGATTTACAAAACGCTATTGGAAGCCAAACAAAAATTCAGCACCCAATCAACCCAGGATATTATTGATTATGTTACCCATACCTTTGCCCAATATCCTGCCTTTGAGTTGGAATATTTTGAGATTGCAGACGAAGCGACCTTATTATCGGCCACACACAAAAACAGCACTAAAAAATACCGCGGCTTTATTGCGGTTTACATAAACAATATCCGATTGATTGACAATATTGCACTAAATTAA
- a CDS encoding alpha/beta hydrolase-fold protein, translating to MKQTLFLLATFLLSHTLFSQRTVEAFNSEKLKEIREITIITPDNYESNKDKKYPLLLVLDGEYLTNPFYGVFSYGAYWDDLPEVIIVAINQNKNNEREHDSSYDEGGLPNEQGAKFFEFIGAELLPYVEKKYRVAPFRMIAGLDTTAGFLNFFLYKDNPIFNAYISLSPEFAPEMENRIPERLAAIQKPLFYYQATSDGDLKKIQTKMKALDEKAKAVTNSNLKYRFDEFKGLSHYSLVTFAIPNAAYHIFDGYQPISTIEFQEKIAKLPTGHTQYLIDKYNNLEKKLGYKPTIRLNDFKAIEAAILKNKNYEELLTLSEVAKKNYPKSMISEYEKGLYYENTNDNKKAYKAYMSAFNQEPIGDLTKDGMLERADAVKSR from the coding sequence ATGAAACAAACGCTATTCCTCCTGGCAACATTTTTGCTGAGTCACACCCTGTTTTCCCAAAGAACCGTTGAAGCTTTCAACTCCGAAAAACTGAAGGAAATCCGGGAAATTACCATTATTACACCCGACAATTACGAGAGCAATAAAGACAAAAAATACCCCTTACTACTCGTATTGGACGGCGAGTATCTAACCAACCCTTTTTACGGTGTTTTTTCCTACGGTGCTTATTGGGACGACCTACCCGAAGTAATCATTGTTGCCATTAATCAGAATAAAAACAACGAAAGAGAACACGACAGTTCTTATGATGAAGGCGGATTACCGAATGAACAAGGAGCCAAATTTTTCGAATTTATCGGTGCGGAATTACTTCCCTATGTTGAAAAAAAATACCGTGTCGCACCATTTCGGATGATTGCCGGATTGGACACAACAGCCGGTTTTTTAAACTTTTTCTTATATAAAGACAACCCGATTTTCAACGCTTATATTTCGTTAAGTCCGGAATTTGCACCGGAGATGGAAAACCGAATTCCGGAGCGTCTTGCTGCGATTCAAAAACCGCTTTTCTATTATCAGGCGACTTCCGATGGTGATCTGAAAAAAATTCAGACCAAAATGAAAGCATTAGACGAAAAAGCAAAAGCCGTTACCAACAGCAATCTAAAATACCGTTTTGATGAATTTAAAGGGCTATCCCACTATTCGCTTGTAACCTTTGCTATTCCGAATGCAGCCTATCATATTTTTGACGGCTACCAACCGATTTCGACGATTGAATTTCAGGAAAAAATCGCCAAATTACCAACCGGTCATACGCAATATTTGATTGACAAATACAACAACCTGGAAAAAAAATTAGGATACAAGCCAACAATCCGTTTAAACGATTTTAAAGCCATTGAAGCGGCGATCCTTAAAAATAAAAACTACGAAGAACTATTAACGCTTTCGGAAGTGGCCAAAAAGAACTACCCGAAAAGCATGATCAGCGAATACGAAAAAGGCTTGTATTACGAAAACACCAACGATAACAAAAAAGCCTACAAAGCCTATATGAGTGCCTTTAATCAGGAACCTATTGGCGACCTTACCAAAGACGGTATGCTGGAAAGAGCCGATGCCGTAAAATCGAGATAA